The following are from one region of the Poecilia reticulata strain Guanapo linkage group LG7, Guppy_female_1.0+MT, whole genome shotgun sequence genome:
- the LOC103468110 gene encoding secretory phospholipase A2 receptor-like, with protein MEKVLWLFAAASALSAVASGRHYHFIYEPKNWTDAQSYCRENYTDLVTVANQYVVTILNNKADLEQMGPMPAAWIGLYHDEIIWKWLSGGFTQSDELNFQNWYPGEPNILWYLPACGIMDSSGRWYDASCEENNYPVCSNVSDEGTSYVFVDTKMSWEEAQSYCREDYTDLAFPRSQLENSLIKAEIPAGGVYGWIGLYLDTWKWSDGPMYGFVNWAVGKPESRMEHCGAATFYSPGLWDDWPCDEMKPFICHHDSPPFTTQVVKLKLVGSATLDLNDPAVLQNMKEELQLQLKQQGEAADVKLSWKKQQDGKIFHREEEEEELQ; from the exons ATGGAGAAAGTTCTGTGGCTGTTCGCTGCTGCATCAG CTCTGAGTGCCGTGGCCTCTGGACGTCACTACCATTTCATTTACGAGCCAAAGAACTGGACCGACGCTCAGAGCTACTGCAGAGAAAACTACACCGACCTGGTTACCGTGGCCAACCAATACGTGGTGACCATCCTGAACAACAAGGCCGACCTGGAGCAGATGGGTCCCATGCCTgct GCCTGGATCGGTTTGTACCATGATGAGATCATATGGAAATGGCTGTCTGGAGGTTTTACCCAAAGCGATGAGCTGAACTTCCAGAACTGGTATCCAGGAGAGCCGAACATCCTCTGGTACTTACCGGCATGTGGGATTATGGACAGCTCTGGGAGGTGGTACGATGCGTCGTGCGAAGAGAACAATTACCCGGTCTGCTCCAATGTGTCAG atGAGGGGACGAGCTATGTCTTCGTCGACACTAAGATGAGCTGGGAGGAGGCTCAGAGCTACTGCAGGGAAGACTACACAGACCTGGCCTTTCCCAGAAGCCAGCTTGAGAACTCACTCATAAAAGCTGAGATCCCAGCGGGGGGCGTGTATGGCTGGATCGGCCTTTACCTAGACACCTGGAAGTGGTCAGACGGCCCCATGTATGGGTTTGTAAACTGGGCAGTGGGCAAACCTGAGAGTAGGATGGAGCATTGCGGCGCTGCGACCTTTTACAGCCCTGGCCTCTGGGATGACTGGCCTTGTGATGAAATGAAGCCGTTTATCTGCCACCATG actCTCCGCCCTTCACAACACAAGTGGTGAAACTGAAGCTGGTAGGAAGTGCGACTCTGGATCTGAACGACCCTGCGGTCCTGCAAAACATGAAGGAGGAG ctccagctgcagctgaagcagcagggCGAGGCTGCAGACGTCAAGCTGAGCTGGAAGAAACAGCAGGATGGAAAAATCTTCCAccgggaggaggaagaggaggagctgcagtga